CGAACAATTTATTATTTGCTTTGGTTGATGTCAACTTTGGTTACACAAGTCATTCCGTCATCAAAATTTAATTTTACAGACTGTATCACTGTATTTTTGTCAAACTGAAGACCCGCACAATACAGGTAAAAATTATTGACTTTGCTGTCAGCAACTTTTACTATTGCATTTTCGTTATTACACAGATAGGTTTTCAAAAGATAATTGTAATGCATATTAAAGCTGTTACCATTCGCGATCTGCTGCAAGTGATATTTAAAATCATTATCTTTTTTAGCGTACAGCTCGTCTAACGTAGGCTCTTCGTCCTGCATAGAATTATATGCCTGTAAAATTTTTATACGGTGCTGAATAGGCTCTAAATCTTTTTCTGTATACAATGTAACCACATAATCTCCAGGTTTTTGAAACGCATAAATAGCTAATTTGTCTTTAGCATCTATTTTTCCGGTCTCACCAAACCTCCAGGTAAACTGTGTAGCATCTGAAAGCGCACGAAACTGCACATTCTCATACTGCATTGCCTGAGTCTGAGCATCAATTTTAGTTACTGTCGCAGCGCTGTCTTTAGGTTTTGGAATTCCTCTTGAGGAAACTATGATCGGGAAAGATTTAGAATATTTATTATCAATAATCAAGGTTACATTGTAATAACCAGGTTTACTGTAAAAATGTATTCCCTTGTCTTTCTCTGAAGTCTGTCCATCTCCAAAATCCCATTTTTTGAATTTTGCAAATGATGTTTTATCATTAAATGTTAAAGTATCACCAGTAGAAAGTGTAGACGGGAAAACGACTCCTTCAATATCATCTGCAGAATGAATGACCTTCTTTTGCAGCCACAATGCAACCAGTGCTGCAATAAGCAATGTGACAATTACACCAATGATGATGTTTTTCCTGTTCTTTTGAAAATAGTTCATAGTAAGTTTTTGTGATGTGTTTTGTATATTTTATGGTGTTATCTGGGGTTTAAAGCATTGTTTCGATCTCTCAGAGTCTGGCTTTTTTCTTTATATCCTAGTTGACATTCCTCAAACTGTTTTTCAAAAGTTTTTGTAGTCTCATTCATTTTCATGATCCTCTCTTTATCAACCATATTCATTTTGAAGAATTTCCCTATTTGCGGAAATGCCATTTTTCGCTGATCATTGACCATGACATTCTGAAATGTATTAGCTAAATCCTGTATTGCATACTCAGCATCGTTTCTTTCTACAGGTTGCTGAATTTCCAATGACAATCTGTTCACTCTTGCTGAAGCGGTATCTATTAATTTTAAACCAATTTTCTGCTGCTGATCAAATTTTATTTTCTGATCTAAAATCTGCAATGCATTGGTATCTGCCTCAGAAAATGGAGATGAAAAACCCTTAAGAAAAATAACTCCTAAAAAGAAAAGAGCAACAATAAGCATTAATATGAGGTAAAAAAACTGATAATGCTTTTCTTTTTTTGATAATGTAATCTGTCCCTGCATAATTTTTAAACTTTAAAATATGATTATCTTCTTCGTCCTGTAAATTTTCTGGTAGGATCTATTTTCATCTTGTTGTTAATCTGATTAGATTTCCCCTGGCATTCCTGAACATCGCGGATGGCAATCTGCTGTTTAGCTGAAACAGTGACAATTTGGCTTTTAAGATTAAGCATTGGTTTAATTTTCTGCATTAAAACAGCATAATGCTTTAAGTTAGTAGCACTGTCGGCTCCCATAATTTCCTGAGCTTCACGAACGTTATCTAGAATATATGTACGTAAATAGTTATCGTTATAAGCTTTATCAGAATCATAGAGCTCCATTCTTGCATAAATACTGTCAATGTGGGTATGAAGAAGATTATCACGGATCAATAGTTCACGGTATGCACGAACTTCGTCATCAACACCCGCAAGCTGCCTGTCATAACTCTTAAAAAAGAAGAATACTACAATAAACGATATTGCAGATAATATAGCAAATGAAAGTATAAACTTCCATATACCCAATCTTACATCAGATTTGTTTAATTTTTTTTCTCTACTCGTAGACATGTTTGTGATTTGGTTTGGATTGTGAAAATAGGAAAAAAAAAATTTATGCACAAAATTAAATTCAATGCATACAATACTATTTACAATTTTTTAATGTAAAGTTTAATTTTCAGATCCGAAAGATTTTCTTATTTTAGTCAGCAGAATTTTATTTTGCCATACCAAATCACGAAAATAAAATGAGTAAATTACTGACCAATACGGTAAGATTTTCTATTGCGGACAGCGATTTTTATTTTAAAAAAATAATGATCAAAACGCTTCTGGAAAACCCATTTAATATGCTGCTTAATGACTGCAACAACGGTCATGAGCTGATTAACCGAATCTACAGGAAACAGGAAGATGTCTTTATCATAGAGCTCTTTATGCCTGTTCTCAGCGGTATTGAAGCCATAAAATTTATCCGAAAAAACAATAGTGAAACACCGATTATCACCTATTCCGGAACGTATCAGGAAGACATGGCAGAGATTTTAGAGAAGGTTCCCAATATCTATTACTGCCAGAAAAACAGCAATATTATAAAAGACATCATCAAAGGACAAATCACTTCTCAAGATTTTGATTATCAAGCTTATTCCGAAAACTGGAAACAACAACCTTTGGCAGTGCAGGAATATATGAACCGTCAGAAAAAAAGCCAGGAAGAACTTTCATCAACAGAAATTCAACTGATGAAATTTTGCTATGAAGGCTTCAGCAATAAAGAGATTGGCGAAAAGCTCAATCTGAGCACACGTACCATCGATACGTACATCAACAGACTTACAGAAAAGCTCGGTTTAAAAACCAAACTGCACCTCATTCGCTTCTGTGTAGAAAACGGATATTACAATTCCAGCATGTAAAAAACTCCTTCTTTTACCAATACACTATACTAAACACAGAATTCTCAGTAGTTTATGTGAAACATTTTTCGTTTGAAATTGTTAATATTCAATTTTTTTGACTAAATTTGCACACCTAAAATTTAAAATTTACAAAGGAAATGACAAAGGCAGAATTGGTAAACACCATCTCAAATAAATTGGGGACCGAAAAGAATGAAACACAGAAAGTTGTAGAAGCTTTTATGCAGGAGATCAGAACTTCTATGTACAATGGAGACAATGTTTACTTAAGAGGTTTTGGATCTTTCATCGTGAAAACAAGAGCAGCAAAAACGGGAAGAAACATCTCTAAGAACACTGCAATAGAAATTCCTGCACATAATATTCCTGCTTTCAAGCCATCAAAATCTTTTGTGGAGAAAGTGAAAACTAAGGTTGCAGTAAAATAAAGAGAGAAATAATTAATATTAACTAGTTACTTAAAAAAAATTTAACATTATGCCAAGCGGAAAGAAAAGAAAAAGACACAAGGTTGCAACACACAAAAGAAAGAAAAGAAGAAGAGCGAACAGACATAAGAAAAAATAATCTCCTTCGGGATTTTTAGTATAATAATATAGTTGGTGTTTTTAATTTTTTAATATTCACCGACTATATTTTGTTATGTAAAACAGTAAGGAATTGAGAACAATGAGCAATCATTAACCTCAAATTTCATCACCAATCTTTTTATCTTTAATTTTAAAAATGAAGAAAGAACTAATAGTTTCGCATGAAGATGATCTTACAAAGATTGCTTTGCTGGAGGATGGAAGACTATGTGAACTTCATGAGGAAGAAGACAAAAATGATTTTGTAGTAGGAGATCTGTTTATAGGAAAAGTAAAAAAACTTGCACCCAATCTTAATGCCGCTTTTGTAAATATCGGCTATGATAAAGATGCATTTTTGCATTACCAGGATTTGGGACCGCAATACCTTACGTACCGAAAATTTTTAAAAGATTCGGTTTCTAAAAAACAGGCTTCATCAGGTTTAAAGAATTTTGAAATTCAGCCTGAAATCGACAAAAACGGGACTGTAGATAAGATCATCGCCAAAGATGATATCGTTTTATTACAAATTACCAAGGAGCCTATCTCCACAAAAGGACCACGAATTTCTACCCAAATTTCTTTAACAGGACGTTTTTTGGTTTTGATACCTTTCGACAATAAAGTTTCAATCTCAAAAAAAATCAGCAGTTCTGAAGAAAAAGTAAGACTTCGCACCCTGATCGACAGTATAAAACCAGAAGGTTTTGGCGTCATCATCAGAACAGTAGCAGAAGGAAAGAAAGTAGCCGATCTCCATAATGATATGAATCAACTGATTCAGAAATGGGAGAATACTTTTAAGAATATTCAGAAAAACAAAGTACCTTCTAAAGTCTTGAGCGAAGATGATAAAGCATCGTCTATTTTGAGAGATAACTTTAACCAGGATTTTGTAAATGTCTTTTGCGATGACGAGCAAATGGTAGACGAAATGAAAAATTATCTGGAAGTAATAGCTCCGGAACGAAAAAATATCGTTCAGTTCTACGACTCCCACATTCCTCTTCTCGAATATTATAACGTTGAAAAGCAGCTAAAACAAAGCTTCGGAAAACACGTAAATATTCCAAGTTCAAAAGGCGCTTATCTGGTGATAGAACACACAGAAGCGTTGCACGTAATCGACGTCAATTCCGGAAATAATATTACCGCCGGAAACACTGCCAATAAAGAACACGCATTGAATGTGAACAAAATGGCAGCCACAGAAATAGCAAGACAATTGCGTCTTCGCGATATGGGAGGCATCATCGTTGTAGATTTTATCGACATGACCAACCCCGATCACAGAAGAGATTTGTATGAGCATTTTAAAACAGAAATGAGCCGCGACAAAGCCCGTCACAAGATTTTACCTCCAAGTAAGTTTGGATTGATACAAATCACAAGACAAAGAAACCGTCCGGAAAAACAAATCGACATTAAAGAAGAAAATCCCAACAAAGACGGAGAAATAGTAGCTCCGATCGTAATTGTTGAGAAAATGGGAGACACCATCAGAACCATTATGCAGAAAGAAAAAGGAAAACTTTTCCTGCATGTACACCCTTTCGTAGAAGCTTACCTTACTAAAGGTCTTAAAAGCATCCAGATGAAATGGTTTTTGAAGTACAAAAAATGGGTCACCATTATTCCCAGGGATTCTTTTAAGTATTTAGAATACAAAATCTACAATTCTAATAAAGAAGAATTGAGCGGATATTCTAATTAAAAAACATTCTACAGCCTCCAGATTTTGGAGGCTTTTTTATTTAAATTTTATCATAGCTTACTTTTTCATACATTAACTGAGGTTTTTCTACATTTAAAAATCACATTATTTTCATTGATTTTACAGCTTTTTAAGAAATTATATAAATTTTAAGCCTCATATGAGATAATTTTTGAAAAAAACTTTTTTTCAATCTCAACGTACAATTCCCTACTTGTGAAATAAATTTTCTCCAAAAGTTTAATAAATTCATGTAAACACCGAATTATTCACACATTTAAACTCTCAAAAAAATGATGAAAACGCAATTAATCAACAATCAATGATATAAATAACTATAAATTATCATTTTCATACAAAAACAACAATTACATTAATAAAAACCGTAAAAAACGGATTATTTAGTGTAAAATAATGGGATTTTTACTATATTTATGTATTGAAAACTTACCCTGATGAAACCTAAATTAACCATCTTTGATGAGCCACTGTTGTATGCGGAGGGTTTATCAAAAATTCTTGTTCAAAACAAGATTTTTAGTTCGATCGAAATTTTTAATTCGTACGAAAATCTTTCTAAACACATCAAGAATGACCCTCCAGAATTTTTAATGATCAGCTCCGGTATTTTAGTACGTACAGAAATGTATTCTTCTATAGAAAATATTGTTGCTGAAAATAAAAATATCAAGATTATTGTAATCGGGCACTCTTTTGACGTAACATCAATTAGAAAACTTTTTACGAAAGGAATTAAAAGTTATCTCGACAAAAACAGTTCTTATGATGAATTTTTAAAATCTATTCAGGCATTAATCTCAAACGAAATCTACATTTGTGATTACGCGAAAGAAATGATGATTAATTACATCAGTCACGAGCAGGAAAAACAAAATTCTCACATTAAAGACCCTTTAACAAAGCGGGAAATGGAGATTTTGAAACTGATCTGCGACGGATTGAGCAGTAAAGACATCGGCGAAAGACTGTTCATCAGCATTAATACGGTAGAAACTCACAGAAAACGAATTCTTTTAAAACTCAATGTGAGAAATTCTGTGGGTGTCGTAAAATATGCTTTGGAGAACAACATCATTCATTAAAAATTCAAAGTTTTAAACAAAAAAAATCTAAACTCAAAAGGTTTAGATTCTTTTTGCCATTAATCCTAGAAAATCTGGCAAAGTTTTTAAAAAAAAATATGAATGTTTAAATTAGCTTATTCGGGTTTTAGAAATTTCAAATCACATGTTTAAATTTTTATAAAATACTATTTTGTTGGAAAACGCAAAGGCGCAAGTTTTTTATCTTTTTTAATTTTTAATTCTCACAGATTGTTCAGACATTGTAAGTCATAAATGATAAAACTAAATCTGTTTAATCTAACCAATCTGCGAGAAATATTTTGGTCTTAATATTATTCGTAATCAGGCATTTCTGCATTGGTGAAAAGTGTAGTTCTGGTAAAATCTGTATTGGTATTATTTAAATCTATAACGACGACATTTTTCTGTGAAATATTATCATTAGAAGTATTCATCAGAATAATCTGAGCATCGTTTGGTGAAAATCTTGGGTCAAGATCGTTCGTTCCAACTGGTTTATCACTTTCCGTAGAAACATCGAGAATAGCATCGGTTACTAAATTATAAATAAAAATTTGAGAATCGAGCTGTCGGTAATTAGAATCCTGATATCCTGAAACGTCTCTTGTGTACAGCAATTTTTGTCCGTCAACAGAAAAATTCAATCCTCCTGCTGCTCCTAAACCACCATTTACAATATTCTTCAAAACATTTCCGAGCATATCGATGATATAAATTTTCACATTGTAGCCGTTAAAATTATTTGTTTTCAGGGCAATTTTACTGTTATCATAGCTCCAGTCACATTCTGAAATCAGGCTTCCATCGGGTGTTGTGTACAAAAGTTCCTGTCCGCTTCCGTCTTTATTAATTTTATATAGTTTATCAAAACTGGAGTAAATGAACATGCTTCCATTCGTGCTCCATGCAAAATCCATTTCATAATTATTAAAACCGGAAACCGGAATCTGAGTTACTTTAAATGGATTTGAACCATCCGGATTTGCGGTGTAAATATGAGTTCCGCCACTTTCAGTTCTTAAAAATGCGATTAATCCTGCATTATTATTTTTTCTCGGACGCCAACTGTTGTACATAGAAGCTGTGTATTGAAAATTACTTCCCAGATTATCGCTCGACATGATTACAAAATTTCCACTTTGCTTACGTACATAATGATACCGATTTGCTGGAACAGTATTCGTTGTAAATTTGAATACAGCACTCAAAACTTCCGGATGAATTTCGTCTGAAACGCCAACCTGCCAAAAATAACTGACTCCAAACTGAAGGTTATCTAACGTATAATGCTTTTCCTTTAGATTATTTACCTCAACAATATTTGTATTGAGATTATTTTTTACTATCAATCTATATTTCAAAACATCGGTTGTATCGGGATCGGTAGAATTCCATTTGAGTTCTACGGTCAAAGGTTGATTGACCGCATTATCAATTGGGCTCAACAACACAGGAGCAGTCGGTGGAGAATTTAACGAATCATCATCATTCATCTCAAAAACAATCGTAACCAATTGCCCTTGATTTTGAATATTGACCGCCTGAAAATTGGTTACATAACCCGAAAGTTCACATTTCACCGAATAATTTCCAATTGGTAAATCTTTTATTTCAAACAAACCATCTTTGTCGCTAAACACAGTTTGTGTACTTGGAGTTGTAAAAATTTTTGCATTTTGTATCGGTTCGTTGGTGCCACGTTTTACAACTTTCCCCTTAAGAGTCCCTGTTTGTGCCTGTTCTACCAATTCTTCACTGCATGATCCTAAAGAAAAAATCAGAATGAGAATGGTGAATATTTTTATAAAAGTTTTCATAACCTAGTTTTTAATTTTTTCCGATATAAAAATTGATTCCAAGACCAAATCGTATTGCCTGATCATTTCTTTTTCCCGTTATGAGATTTTCCCAATCATCACTGAATCCCATATCATACTGCGAGGAAAGCCTTAAACCAATATTTTGTTTTACCAAATATTCTAATCCACCACCAACCTGTGCTTTGTATCTTGATTTATCCTGGGAAAACATCGTTGCAACTCCACCATAGACGTATGGCGAAAGTTTGTATTGTGGAATGATTATGTATTCAAGATTAATTTCTGTAACGAAAAATGAGCGAGACATTATGTTATCGTTTTGAATCTTGAAATAATTGGCATTTCCTTCTAAGTTGAAATTTTTATTGAGGAAATATTTGATTCCCACTTTCCCACCAATATTGGTTGAAGGATTTACATAATCATCTTTTACCTGCTGCGTTTCAACATTTCCGAAAATTGAAAAATTCTGTCTGCTGTCGTTAGGATATTTATTTCCGATTAATCTTTTATTGCTATTGGCTTGCTCGGCATTGTACTCATCAATAAGTTTTTGGTATTTCACATTTGAATCAACTGCTTTTCCCCAAATTTTATCACGAACACCTTCTACAATTAAAGATTTCACCGCTTTTTCTATAGCATCCGTTACCGCCAATTGAACAGGCTCATTTTGAGTCATCCCAACCTCAGCTTCCAAAAGTCTTTCTGCATCAACATATCTGAAGAAGCTTCCGTTTACACTTGTAGAAAGAATTGTTTTGGAAACATAAACTGTTTTTAAAATTTCTCCGTTTAAAGTAGAGACCGCTCTCAGATAAATAGTAATTCTATCTTGTCGGTATTGTGAAGAAGCACCGATCCCAAAATATCTTGCACCTACTCCACCGGTCAGAATATTGCTGTCGTAAGAAATGACACCACCTTCCAAAAGAATTCCGGCGTACAATAATGGCGGTAATCCCTGGCTGTTATTTTTATCTGCATCTTTCAGATATTCCTGTCTTGTGGAACGGATGATTTGTCTTTCGTTTAAAAGATTTGCAATATTTTCTCTTTCGATAGGAATAAACCAATGGCTGTCTTCCAAAGCTTTAATAAGAATTGTGGTGGTACCTTGCGGAACTGCTGTACTCCAGTTGTTTCCGTTTTCTGCAGGTTTGTATTGCCCGGTTTGATCCCGAAATTTATATACTCCGATAACAATTTTTTCTTTAGGAGCTGGTAAATTTTTGAGTTCTGTAGTATAAGGTGTGATTTCACCAATCATCGATTTTTCTTTTGAAGAAGGTAATCCAATCATAGAACCGCATCCCAATACAATAGACAAAACCATTATACAGAATAACATTTTGACATTAATATAACTTTTCATGATCGTTTTTAGTTTTTTTATTTTGGAATGACAATCTCTGACTGATCTCCCGAACCGGTATCCAAAATATTTATTAATAGTCCTTGAGCTGTAGAAGTCACTTGCAAATACAGTGATCCAAATATGTAATTTCCTGGTTTTAATGCTCCATCACCAAACTGTTCCTGAAACAATTTGCTAGAAAGCTGACTCAAGATTTGCCTATTCAGGCTTTGTGTAAAACTGTCTAGAGAGTTTAAACCACTTAATAAATTATCTATATTAGACTTTTCATCAAACTGATTCTGAGCATTTGCTGAGCTCAAAAGCCACTGATAATTAAAGGTATCGCCACCAAATGCGGGATTGATAGGTTTATATACCAGTTGCTGAGATTTTGCGAGAAATGTCCCGGCAAAAAGTATCATTACAACGGTTAAATTTTTCATGACTATTCATTTTAGTAGATAAATTCATTTTTTATAAGATTTTTCCTGATATTATATTCTTTGATGTATCTTAAAGTATAGGCAAGCTGCACCGTTAGATAGTCTTCACTTGGGTTTGTAATAAAGCTGTAAATAACCTTATCATCAATTTCAATGTTTATTTGTCCACTGGTTCCTCTTGCCGGAAGTTCAGAAATTTTTATACTTGAAGTGCTTTTATCGGGAATCTGACTATACTGAATGTAAAACATATCATAAAAATCTCTTCCTACTTTTGTTTTAGTGTCGTCAATCGTAAGGCCTTTCAGTTCAAAAGCTTCTTCTTTTTCGACTTGGCTGATTTTTTTGTTAAAAAAATTCTGATTTATTTCTAAACTGTCTTTAGATATGAGTTTCTGAGTTTGCTCGTCACGGATGTAGAGAAACGCTTTCAGTGCATCTTTATTTTCTAAACCTACACTGATTTCAGATAAAGATTTTGTTTCTCCCGGATTAATAGAGAATTTTCCACTTTGTTTGTTGTTGGAAAGATTTCCATTTTCTCCTTTTTTAATGCTTACCAAAAGATAATTAAGCTCTACGTAAGTTGGAGTATTATTAGTAACAATCGCTTTTATTTTAAGTTGTTTTTCAATTGTTTCATTTTCAATTTTTGCTATAATTCTCTTATCCTCTTGCCCAAAGATTGATGAGGGCAAGAGCATAAGAAATAAAAAAACTAATAATGAATAAAAACTTTTCATCGCATTTCATCTAATAATTTCTTACAAAGACGGTCTTATTATCTGCTTTTACATTAATCTGCATTCCATCTGAAACACTGTTACTTCCTGTAACATCAACAATATTATTATAACCTTGTACGGTAACGGCGGCTTTAGTTTCCTTTTCGGTAAAAGCATTATTAAAATAAATACTATTCTGATCACCTAGCTGCTGAATAATAACGTTGGTTTTAGAACTGATAGTAAGATCAGCGTTATTCCCGTTTCCAACTTGTGCAACAATAGATGATGAATTACTTTGTGGAATACTCTGAAGAGAAATCACATCTATAATTGTATTGCTATTGATTTTATTCCAATCAACTTGTTGCGACTTCCCCCAAAGAAATGTGAAGAAGATAATACATGAAATTAATTTGGTTAAGGCTTTCATTTTTTATTTAAAGGTACCCTATTACACAGCCTTGCGAAACACTCCTTACCATTACAAAATTAAAATCACTACTTTCCGTTACATCACATCATCGTTTCTACGAATTATCTTTAAACAAAAAAAGAGAAGCCGAAGCCTCTCTTTGGGTTGAATAAAAAATAACCTAAGAATTAATTAGATTGGGTCACCGTTAATGTATTATTGTTTCCTATTTGAGTTCCTACGTGAAGATGAGAATCTCCATATTGATAAATATAAGCTTGGTTTGAATTACCTAACTGAATATCTAAAGCTGTATTAGAATCACCGAATTGGCCTTGTTCTAAATAGTTACCATTACCAATTTGAGCCGCATAAGCTTGGTTATCATCTCCAAATTGACCTACAAAAGCTTGGTTGCTATTACCTAACTGACCGTGAACAGCAACGTTATCGTCACCATCCTGCCATTGTACAATTAAGTTTGAGTTTCCACCTTGAGCAGCTACAGCAGTATTTCCTGATCCCATTTGATATTGTCCTGCAGCATTAGAATTACCTACTTGAATAGCAGTTGCTGAGTTATCATTTCCATCCTGGAACTGGATAATTGCGTTACTTGCTCCGTACTGAGTTGCAGAAGCATCATTTCTATTGCCTAATTGATCTTGATCTACGCTATTCCAACCTCCCCATTGCAAAGTTGAAGCATCATTTCTGTTTCCTACCTGATTGGTATTATTAACGTTAAGCCAACCAGTTTGATCAACATCAACGTTATTTCTGTTACCGTCGCTCACAACTGTATTAGAGTTTTGTATTCCGGTTTGGTCAATCGTTGCAACGTTACGATTTCCATCCTGTAATAGTGAGTTTGAATTTAGCATTCCTGTCTGTGTAACAGTTGCTGCGTTTAAATTTCCATTTTGAGTGCTAACATCGATGTTCATTTGAGCAAATGTGAACCCCATAGCTGTTAGTGTTAAAACACCAGTAATTAAATTTCTCATTTCAGTAAAATTTGTTGGTTAATAATGAGACAAAGATAGAAGCGCAAAACGCAGGAAAAAACACTGCAAAAGTGTAAATTTTAAAAATCACTGAATGCAGTTTGTATTGTAACCGTTTTCAGTTTTTCTTTATAACGGCTATTAGTTACACAACATAATCAATATGATCACTTATGAGTTTTTAAACTTAAAATTATTTTTAATTAACATTTTCGCACTTCCTTTCTACAAGATATATTAGTAAATTTGAAGTATGAGTTTTGGAAAAGATTTACTACGAAAAATAAAAAATGCAGGATTGGCAGGCGCCAATGCACACGGAATTTTCTCGCCGCCCTCACGTCCTATATTTACATACGATCAGGTTTTAGAAAAAAATCCGAAATTTGCAGCCGTAAATATCGTTTTATATCTAAAAGATAATGAATGGCATTTTCCTCTGATTGTAAGAAGTACAAACGAAAGAGACCGACACAGCGGACAAATCTCTCTTCCCGGCGGAAAACGTGAGGAGCTTGATAAAGATTTTGCCCAAACCGCAATCCGTGAAACGTCTGAAGAAATAGGCATTGAAAAACATTATGTGAGAATTATACGGGAGCTCTCTCCTATTTATATTCCGCCAAGTAATTTTTATGTTTATCCATTTATTTCTTACACCAAAAAAAATCCTGAATTTATTTTGCAGCAAAGTGAAGCTGTAGAAGTGATAGAATTTCCTATTACTTCATTTTTAAATTTACCAGACAGTCCTGAAATTATGGCACTTCCCGGAGCCGGAGGTCACGAAGTTCCGGTAATCAATTTTAATGGATATATTATTTGGGGAGCCACAGCGATGATCTTAAGCGAATTCAGCCAGTTGATTAAAAAAATGTAACTTTGCAACTATTATGTTTAATTGAAAAATGGCGAAGAAGAACATTTTTACCGATTCATTCGGAACACCTTATTTTTTAAAAAGATTAATCATTTTTATTCTGGGAATTGTTTCTTACAGAAGATTCAATGGTTTCAACAAGCTTAAAATCACCGGAACCGAAAATTTGGTAGATCTTCCGGATTCTAATGTGCTTTTCGTATCAAACCACCAAACCTATTTTGCTGATGTTGCTGCAATGTATCACGCATTTTGTGCAGTAAACAACGGATATTTAAATACCATTAAAAATCCTATTTATCTTCTTAATCCAAGAGTAGATTTTTATTATGTTGCTGCTGAAGAAACCATGAACAAAGGAATTCTACCTAAAATTTTTAAAATTGCAGGTGCAGTTACCGTAAAAAGAACCTGGAGAGCAGAAGGGAAAAACGTCAACCGAATGGTAGATCTTGGAGAGATTGATAACATTATGAAAGCTCTCGACAACGGTTGGGTAGCAACTTTTCCACAAGGTACAACTGCAGCTTTTGCACAAGGAAGAAAAGGTACAGCAAAACTGATAAAAAACCAGCGCCCGATTGTAATTCCTATTAAAATAAATGGATTCAGAAGAGCGTTTGATAAAAAAGGACTTCGTGTAAAAGTAACCGGAGTAAAACCAACCATGGAGTTTAAAAAACCTTTGGATATTGATTACGACAAAGAAAATGCACAGCAGATTCTTCTTAAAATAATGACTGCCATTGAGCAGACCGAAGATTTTAATATCCTACACACCTATGATGAAGAAATTAAGGCTAAAAAATCTGAACAGCGCAATTCTCAAAACTAAAAAACAATGAAGAAGATTTTAGGTGTATTTTTAATAATGATCACCATACTTTCTTGTAACAGTCAGAAAGTTTATCAGGATTTTG
Above is a genomic segment from Chryseobacterium mulctrae containing:
- the csgH gene encoding curli-like amyloid fiber formation chaperone CsgH, which translates into the protein MKSFYSLLVFLFLMLLPSSIFGQEDKRIIAKIENETIEKQLKIKAIVTNNTPTYVELNYLLVSIKKGENGNLSNNKQSGKFSINPGETKSLSEISVGLENKDALKAFLYIRDEQTQKLISKDSLEINQNFFNKKISQVEKEEAFELKGLTIDDTKTKVGRDFYDMFYIQYSQIPDKSTSSIKISELPARGTSGQINIEIDDKVIYSFITNPSEDYLTVQLAYTLRYIKEYNIRKNLIKNEFIY
- a CDS encoding lysophospholipid acyltransferase family protein, which encodes MAKKNIFTDSFGTPYFLKRLIIFILGIVSYRRFNGFNKLKITGTENLVDLPDSNVLFVSNHQTYFADVAAMYHAFCAVNNGYLNTIKNPIYLLNPRVDFYYVAAEETMNKGILPKIFKIAGAVTVKRTWRAEGKNVNRMVDLGEIDNIMKALDNGWVATFPQGTTAAFAQGRKGTAKLIKNQRPIVIPIKINGFRRAFDKKGLRVKVTGVKPTMEFKKPLDIDYDKENAQQILLKIMTAIEQTEDFNILHTYDEEIKAKKSEQRNSQN
- a CDS encoding NUDIX hydrolase; this encodes MSFGKDLLRKIKNAGLAGANAHGIFSPPSRPIFTYDQVLEKNPKFAAVNIVLYLKDNEWHFPLIVRSTNERDRHSGQISLPGGKREELDKDFAQTAIRETSEEIGIEKHYVRIIRELSPIYIPPSNFYVYPFISYTKKNPEFILQQSEAVEVIEFPITSFLNLPDSPEIMALPGAGGHEVPVINFNGYIIWGATAMILSEFSQLIKKM
- a CDS encoding curli production assembly/transport component CsgF, whose protein sequence is MKNLTVVMILFAGTFLAKSQQLVYKPINPAFGGDTFNYQWLLSSANAQNQFDEKSNIDNLLSGLNSLDSFTQSLNRQILSQLSSKLFQEQFGDGALKPGNYIFGSLYLQVTSTAQGLLINILDTGSGDQSEIVIPK
- a CDS encoding carboxypeptidase-like regulatory domain-containing protein, coding for MKTFIKIFTILILIFSLGSCSEELVEQAQTGTLKGKVVKRGTNEPIQNAKIFTTPSTQTVFSDKDGLFEIKDLPIGNYSVKCELSGYVTNFQAVNIQNQGQLVTIVFEMNDDDSLNSPPTAPVLLSPIDNAVNQPLTVELKWNSTDPDTTDVLKYRLIVKNNLNTNIVEVNNLKEKHYTLDNLQFGVSYFWQVGVSDEIHPEVLSAVFKFTTNTVPANRYHYVRKQSGNFVIMSSDNLGSNFQYTASMYNSWRPRKNNNAGLIAFLRTESGGTHIYTANPDGSNPFKVTQIPVSGFNNYEMDFAWSTNGSMFIYSSFDKLYKINKDGSGQELLYTTPDGSLISECDWSYDNSKIALKTNNFNGYNVKIYIIDMLGNVLKNIVNGGLGAAGGLNFSVDGQKLLYTRDVSGYQDSNYRQLDSQIFIYNLVTDAILDVSTESDKPVGTNDLDPRFSPNDAQIILMNTSNDNISQKNVVVIDLNNTNTDFTRTTLFTNAEMPDYE
- a CDS encoding CsgG/HfaB family protein, with amino-acid sequence MKSYINVKMLFCIMVLSIVLGCGSMIGLPSSKEKSMIGEITPYTTELKNLPAPKEKIVIGVYKFRDQTGQYKPAENGNNWSTAVPQGTTTILIKALEDSHWFIPIERENIANLLNERQIIRSTRQEYLKDADKNNSQGLPPLLYAGILLEGGVISYDSNILTGGVGARYFGIGASSQYRQDRITIYLRAVSTLNGEILKTVYVSKTILSTSVNGSFFRYVDAERLLEAEVGMTQNEPVQLAVTDAIEKAVKSLIVEGVRDKIWGKAVDSNVKYQKLIDEYNAEQANSNKRLIGNKYPNDSRQNFSIFGNVETQQVKDDYVNPSTNIGGKVGIKYFLNKNFNLEGNANYFKIQNDNIMSRSFFVTEINLEYIIIPQYKLSPYVYGGVATMFSQDKSRYKAQVGGGLEYLVKQNIGLRLSSQYDMGFSDDWENLITGKRNDQAIRFGLGINFYIGKN